Proteins co-encoded in one Papaver somniferum cultivar HN1 chromosome 5, ASM357369v1, whole genome shotgun sequence genomic window:
- the LOC113283694 gene encoding non-specific lipid-transfer protein 1-like has product MAAVFKLVCVLLAFMVVAAPYAAEGALTCGQVAGKMAPCLGYLMGGAMAPGCCPGVKGLLGMAKATPDRQAACNCLKNAAKSMSGIKMANAAALPKQCGVNIPYQISPATDCAKVK; this is encoded by the exons ATGGCAGCAGTGTTCAAGTTGGTATGTGTTCTACTTGCGTTCATGGTTGTAGCTGCTCCTTATGCAGCTGAAGGTGCACTAACATGTGGTCAGGTAGCTGGCAAGATGGCACCATGTCTTGGCTACTTAATGGGTGGTGCTATGGCACCTGGTTGTTGCCCAGGAGTCAAGGGTCTTCTTGGCATGGCTAAAGCCACTCCTGACCGTCAAGCTGCTTGCAATTGCTTGAAGAATGCCGCCAAGTCTATGAGTGGTATCAAAATGGCTAATGCTGCCGCTCTCCCCAAACAATGTGGAGTTAACATCCCTTACCAGATCAGCCCTGCCACTGACTGTGCCAA GGTAAAGTAA
- the LOC113283696 gene encoding non-specific lipid-transfer protein-like, with the protein MAAVFKLVCVVLAFMVVAAPYAAEGALTCGQVASKMTPCLGFLMGNPMSPGCCPGVKGLLAMAKATPDRQAACNCLKNAAKSMSGIKMDKAAALPRQCGVNIPYQISPATDCTKVK; encoded by the exons ATGGCAGCAGTGTTCAAGTTAGTATGCGTGGTTCTTGCTTTCATGGTTGTAGCTGCACCATATGCAGCTGAAGGTGCACTTACATGTGGTCAGGTAGCTAGCAAGATGACACCATGTCTTGGCTTCTTAATGGGTAATCCTATGTCACCTGGTTGTTGTCCAGGAGTCAAGGGTCTTCTTGCCATGGCTAAAGCCACTCCTGACCGTCAAGCTGCTTGCAATTGCTTGAAGAATGCCGCCAAGTCTATGAGTGGTATTAAAATGGATAAGGCTGCTGCACTACCCAGACAATGTGGAGTTAACATCCCTTACCAGATCAGCCCTGCCACTGATTGTACCAA GGTAAAGTAA
- the LOC113283695 gene encoding non-specific lipid-transfer protein 1-like produces MATLFKLACVVLACMVVIVPFVAEGAISCGTVVSKLSPCVGYLTGLGSLPANCCTGVKSLYQAAQTTSDRQTVCGCLKNAAKSMTNIKMSNAASLPGKCGVSIPYTFSTSIDCSKVN; encoded by the exons ATGGCAACATTGTTTAAGTTAGCATGTGTTGTTCTTGCTTGTATGGTTGTCATTGTACCATTTGTAGCTGAAGGTGCAATCTCATGTGGTACGGTGGTTAGTAAGTTGTCACCATGTGTTGGCTACTTGACGGGATTAGGTAGTCTTCCAGCTAATTGTTGTACAGGAGTCAAATCTCTTTATCAAGCTGCTCAAACTACTTCTGATCGTCAAACTGTTTGCGGTTGCTTGAAGAATGCTGCCAAGTCTATGACTAATATTAAAATGTCTAACGCTGCCTCACTCCCTGGAAAATGTGGTGTTAGCATCCCTTATACATTCAGTACCTCCATTGATTGCTCTAA GGTAAACTAA
- the LOC113278164 gene encoding non-specific lipid-transfer protein-like — translation MAAMLKLACVTLACMIVIAPYAAEGAISCGTVVRKVSPCIGYLKGAALPPSCCAGLKSLIGAAHTTPDRQAACNCLKSASRGISGINYGNAASLPGKCGVSIPYKFSPSTDCTKVH, via the exons ATGGCAGCTATGCTTAAATTGGCATGTGTTACCCTAGCTTGCATGATTGTTATTGCACCTTATGCAGCTGAAGGTGCAATTTCATGTGGTACTGTGGTTCGCAAGGTGTCACCATGCATCGGCTACCTGAAAGGGGCTGCTCTTCCTCCTAGCTGTTGTGCAGGACTCAAGTCTCTCATTGGTGCTGCTCATACCACTCCCGATCGTCAAGCTGCTTGCAATTGCTTGAAAAGCGCCTCCCGTGGTATCTCTGGAATTAACTATGGGAATGCTGCCTCACTTCCTGGCAAATGTGGTGTTAGCATCCCTTACAAATTCAGCCCCTCCACTGACTGCACCAA GGTACACTAA